A window of the bacterium genome harbors these coding sequences:
- a CDS encoding ABC transporter permease subunit: MNRSVARPRRAHAGGGPSWWVYALVGAFAVLVAGIFLSAFLNSIASTWFGGWLPDAYTTKWYRFAIAEFDLGYVLAITIVVGLTVTIVSLALGVPAAYVLARRAFPGRPLLLLLLILPMLVPPITYGIPLAAMLYTARLGGSLAGVIIVNIVPAMPFVVLIMTPFFEQIDPNLERAARTLGASPWRVFRRVLLPIALPGVLAAGLLILVRAIALFELTFLVSGAKSQTLVVALYYAAFAAGIRPSQAIDAMAVVYMVTGLALLLTALRFINPVNMVIRVRQ, encoded by the coding sequence ATGAACCGGTCCGTCGCGCGCCCGCGCCGCGCCCACGCGGGCGGCGGCCCGAGTTGGTGGGTGTATGCGCTCGTCGGCGCGTTTGCCGTGCTCGTGGCCGGCATCTTCCTCTCGGCGTTCCTCAACTCGATCGCCTCGACGTGGTTCGGCGGGTGGCTGCCCGACGCGTACACGACGAAGTGGTACCGGTTTGCCATTGCCGAGTTCGACCTCGGCTACGTCCTGGCGATCACGATTGTCGTGGGGTTGACCGTGACGATCGTGAGTCTCGCGCTTGGGGTGCCGGCGGCGTATGTCCTGGCGCGGCGGGCCTTTCCGGGGCGACCGCTGCTCCTGCTGTTGTTGATCCTTCCGATGCTGGTGCCCCCCATCACCTACGGGATCCCGCTGGCTGCGATGCTGTACACGGCCCGCCTCGGCGGGTCGCTTGCAGGCGTGATCATCGTGAACATCGTGCCGGCGATGCCGTTCGTGGTGCTGATCATGACGCCGTTCTTCGAGCAGATCGACCCGAACCTGGAACGGGCGGCGCGCACGCTCGGCGCGTCGCCGTGGCGGGTGTTCCGGCGCGTGCTGCTGCCGATCGCCCTCCCCGGCGTGCTCGCGGCGGGGCTGTTGATCCTCGTGCGGGCGATCGCGCTGTTCGAGCTGACGTTCCTCGTGTCTGGGGCCAAGAGCCAGACGCTCGTCGTCGCGCTTTACTACGCGGCGTTCGCGGCGGGGATCCGGCCGAGCCAAGCGATCGACGCGATGGCCGTCGTCTACATGGTCACCGGCCTTGCGCTGCTGCTGACGGCGCTCCGATTCATCAATCCCGTCAACATGGTGATCCGCGTCAGGCAGTGA